The following proteins come from a genomic window of Rutidosis leptorrhynchoides isolate AG116_Rl617_1_P2 chromosome 10, CSIRO_AGI_Rlap_v1, whole genome shotgun sequence:
- the LOC139871880 gene encoding IAA-amino acid hydrolase ILR1-like 4: MNFSKWVLSIFVIFILKSQISIGVSEISSDFLNLAKKDEVFNWMVGIRRRIHETPELGYEEFETSKVIRQELDKLGVSYKYPVAVTGVVGYIGSGDPPFVAIRADMDALPMQEMVEWEHKSKVPGKMHACGHDAHVTMLLGAAKILKSHSHLLKGTVVLVFQPAEEGGGGAIRVVDSGVLENVKAIFGLHVSPDLPLGQVSSRSGTLLAGSGFFEAVVTGKGGHAAIPQHSIDPILAASNIVVSLQHLVSREADPLDSQVVTVAKFQGGGAFNVIPDSVTIGGTFRAFSKQSFTQLKQRIEEVIIAQAIVQRCNATVEFSSKDKPFFPATINDNNLHKHFQSVAGDVLGPSNVLSMLPLMGSEDFSVYQEVIPGYFYFLGMMNESNKKPASVHSPFFEINEDILPFGAAMHASLVSNYLNEIQQSSLDEEHNDEL, from the exons ATGAATTTTTCGAAATGGGTTTTATCCATTTTTGTGATTTTTATACTTAAATCCCAAATCTCGATTGGGGTTTCAGAGATTTCAAGTGATTTCCTTAATCTTGCTAAAAAAGATGAGGTTTTTAATTGGATGGTGGGTATTAGAAGAAGGATACATGAGACTCCTGAACTGGGTTATGAAGAATTTGAAACTAGTAAAGTTATAAGACAAGAATTAGATAAATTAGGTGTTAGTTATAAGTATCCAGTTGCAGTTACAGGTGTTGTTGGTTATATTGGGTCTGGTGACCCTCCTTTTGTTGCTATTAGGGCAGATATGGATGCTCTTCCCATGCAG GAAATGGTGGAATGGGAACACAAGAGTAAAGTTCCTGGAAAGATGCATGCTTGTGGGCACGATGCTCACGTCACTATGCTTCTTGGGGCTGCTAAAATTCTCAAAAGCCATAGCCATCTTCTAAAG GGGACAGTAGTACTTGTTTTCCAACCAGCTGAGGAAGGGGGTGGAGGGGCAATACGGGTAGTAGATAGTGGTGTTCTCGAGAACGTAAAAGCGATATTTGGTCTACATGTATCTCCCGATTTACCGCTAGGGCAAGTTTCGTCTAGATCCGGCACTCTTTTGGCTGGAAGTGGCTTTTTTGAAGCCGTCGTAACAGGAAAAGGAGGACATGCAGCCATTCCTCAACATTCTATTGACCCTATTTTAGCCGCTTCAAACATCGTTGTTAGCTTACAACATCTTGTCTCACGAGAAGCCGATCCTCTTGATTCTcag GTAGTTACGGTTGCTAAGTTTCAAGGAGGTGGGGCTTTTAATGTCATTCCAGATTCAGTCACCATTGGAGGTACCTTTAGAGCCTTTTCAAAACAAAGTTTCACGCAACTTAAGCAGCGAATTGAAGAG GTTATTATTGCACAAGCCATAGTACAAAGGTGTAATGCAACGGTGGAATTTTCGTCAAAGGACAAACCTTTTTTTCCCGCCACTATAAACGACAACAACTTGCACAAGCACTTTCAAAGTGTTGCAGGCGACGTTCTTGGCCCGtctaacgttttaagcatgttaccGCTAATGGGATCGGAGGATTTTTCGGTTTACCAAGAGGTGATACCGGGTTATTTCTACTTTCTTGGAATGATGAATGAATCAAATAAAAAACCTGCATCTGTTCATTCTCCATTTTTTGAAATTAATGAAGATATACTACCATTTGGTGCTGCAATGCATGCTTCTCTGGTTTCTAACTATCTTAATGAAATTCAACAATCTTCATTAGATGAAGAACACAATGATGAGCTGTAA